In Odontesthes bonariensis isolate fOdoBon6 chromosome 22, fOdoBon6.hap1, whole genome shotgun sequence, one genomic interval encodes:
- the LOC142372958 gene encoding molybdopterin synthase catalytic subunit: protein MSEEPRDVFMLSRDSLSVQEVVNAASSSSCGAVSVFIGTTREDELDGRKVVGLEYEAYELMAQSEFRRLCADIRARWPAVLHICVHHRLGWVKVGEASVVMAISSPHRHDGLEAVQRCIGQLKAAVPIWKKEVYDTQEASWKENAECSWSEQAAQNRPAH from the exons ATGTCGGAGGAGCCGAGAGACGTCTTCATGCTGAGCCGTGATTCGCTGTCTGTACAGGAAGTGGTGAACGCCGCCAGCAGCTCCTCCTGTGGAGCCGTTTCAGTCTTCATAG gGACGACCCGTGAGGACGAGTTGGACGGCAGGAAGGTGGTTGGTCTGGAGTACGAGGCGTACGAGCTGATGGCCCAATCGGAGTTCAGACGGCTGTGTGCTGACATCAGAGCACGTTGGCCAGCTGTGCTGCACATCTGCGTCCACCACCGGCTGGG ATGGGTGAAGGTGGGGGAGGCCAGTGTCGTCATGGCGATCTCGTCCCCGCACCGCCACGACGGCCTGGAGGCGGTCCAGCGCTGCATCGGCCAGCTGAAGGCCGCCGTCCCCATCTGGAAGAAG GAGGTCTACGACACGCAGGAGGCGAGCTGGAAGGAGAACGCCGAGTGTTCGTGGTCCGAACAGGCTGCCCAGAACCGACCGGCCCACTGA
- the mocs2 gene encoding molybdopterin synthase sulfur carrier subunit — MTAQVVVLYFAKSAELTGLKEEELVAVPTPIGSSDLWGLLLRKHPSLAALQGQVVLAVRQQYVAIGDQVVTLADGDEVAVVPPLSGG; from the exons ATGACTGCGCAG GTGGTCGTGTTGTACTTCGCCAAGAGCGCCGAGCTGACTGGGCTGAAGGAGGAGGAGCTTGTTGCCGTGCCAACGCCAATCGGCAGCAGTGACCTCTGGGGGCTGTTGCTACGGAAACACCCGAG CCTGGCCGCCCTGCAGGGTCAGGTGGTCTTGGCGGTGCGTCAGCAGTACGTTGCCATCGGCGACCAGGTGGTGACTCTGGCGGACGGAGACGAGGTGGCAGTGGTGCCGCCGCTCAGCGGGGGATAG
- the ugcg gene encoding ceramide glucosyltransferase, with protein sequence MALLDLAMQGLAVFGLILFLVLWLMHFMSIIYVRLHLHQKRSEVKQPFAQMAGVSLLKPLKGVDPNLISNLETFFTLDYPKYEILLCVQDQDDPAVDVCKKLLGKYPNVDARLFIGGKKVGINPKINNLMPGYEGAKYGLVWICDSGIRVKPDTLTDLTNQMTEKVGLVHGLPYVADRQGFAATLEQVYFGTSHPRSYISANVTGIKCVTGMSCLMRKDVLDQAGGLVAFAQYIAEDYFMAKAIADRGWKFSMATQVALQNSGHYSIGQFQSRMIRWTKLRINMLPGTVLEPVSECFLASLIIGWAAHYVFRWDMMVFFMCHCLAWFIADYVQLTGVQGGPPSFSKLDFAVAWFIRESMAVQIFLSALWDPTISWRTGRYRLRCGGTAEEILDV encoded by the exons ATGGCCCTGCTGGACCTCGCCATGCAGGGCCTCGCCGTGTTCGGCCTCATCCTCTTCCTGGTGCTGTGGCTCATGCACTTCATGTCCATCATCTACGT GCGCCTCCATCTCCACCAGAAGAGGTCGGAGGTCAAGCAGCCCTTCGCTCAGATGGCCGGCGTTTCGCTGCTGAAGCCGCTGAAGGGCGTTGACCCCAACCTGATCTCCAACCTGGAGACCTTCTTCACTCTGGATTACCCCAAG taTGAGATCCTGCTGTGTGTCCAGGACCAGGACGATCCAGCTGTGGACGTCTGCAAGAAGCTGCTGGGGAAGTACCCCAACGTGGACGCCCGCCTGTTCATCG GGGGCAAGAAGGTCGGAATCAACCCGAAGATCAACAACCTGATGCCGGGTTATGAAGGAGCCAAATACGGGCTGGTGTGGATCTGCGACAGCGGCATCagag tgaAACCCGACACCCTGACAGATCTGACCAATCAGATGACAGAGAAGGTGGGCCTGGTCCATGGGCTGCCGTATGTTGCTGACCGCCAAGGTTTCGCCGCCACTCTGGAGCAG gTGTATTTCGGGACGTCGCACCCCCGCTCCTACATCTCGGCCAACGTGACGGGGATAAAGTGCGTGACGGGGATGTCGTGTCTGATGAGGAAGGACGTCCTGGATCAGGCGGGTGGGCTGGTCGCCTTCGCTCAGTACATCGCCGAAGATTACTTCATGGCCAAAGCCATCGCCGACAG AGGCTGGAAGTTCTCCATGGCAACGCAGGTGGCGCTGCAGAACTCTGGCCACTACTCCATTGGTCAGTTCCAGTCCCGCATGATCAG gtgGACTAAGCTGCGGATCAACATGCTTCCTGGAACCGTGCTGGAGCCGGTCTCTGAGTGCTTCCTGGCAAGCCTCATCATTGGCTGGGCTGCTCATTACGTGTTCAg GTGGGACATGATGGTGTTCTTCATGTGTCACTGCCTCGCCTGGTTCATCGCCGACTACGTCCAGCTGACCGGAGTTCAG GGCGGTCCCCCGAGTTTCTCGAAGCTGGACTTCGCTGTCGCCTGGTTCATCCGAGAGTCGATGGCGGTGCAGATCTTCTTGTCGGCGCTGTGGGACCCGACCATCAGCTGGAGGACCGGACGCTACCGGCTGCGCTGCGGCGGCACCGCCGAGGAGATCCTGGATGTGTAG